The following are from one region of the Pseudomonas putida genome:
- a CDS encoding aminotransferase class I/II-fold pyridoxal phosphate-dependent enzyme, protein MEPSGPGEFAYRKVYRYLEALIDQAPGSATCRLPSLRALSRRLRVSLATVQSAYSLLEEEGRVQCLPRSGYFVQGAAKGDAVAMPRQAPLPAQPMLERALFTHERRLARQRSQGVAPWDTPGSARLRNAVAERYTRSSNQYWRAEDVQLAPDVQALLETLLAALDLQGGTVVVHSPCCWQVLRALARAGMRVLEVPLDSRGNPDVRALARLLGSEPVCMVVMPSCLGMPQGRLVSRHYQQQLGQLLGQHPVWLLENDMDSEHCYSGPPNTRLRDWVDPRWLLVMGAFDAAVGCEAPYAYLLGHDALLARAFAERAFRLAPLRLQALAHMLGKGEIEAQLVRLRTDLQKRMQCLARALQQQFGQRVALEVPEGGRTLWVRFHQPLQWAGIAEALAGSALHALPGEQFSLQGRYQQYLALVWLGEQPEELQQAVNRLAQALELRCGRPVGVAP, encoded by the coding sequence ATGGAGCCATCTGGTCCTGGCGAATTCGCCTATCGCAAGGTCTATCGCTACCTGGAAGCCTTGATCGACCAGGCACCAGGCAGCGCCACATGCCGTTTACCCTCGTTGCGCGCGTTGTCCCGGCGGCTGAGGGTGTCATTGGCCACCGTGCAGAGCGCCTACAGCCTGTTGGAGGAAGAGGGCCGTGTGCAGTGCCTGCCGAGGTCGGGCTATTTCGTACAGGGCGCTGCCAAGGGGGATGCTGTGGCCATGCCCCGTCAGGCACCCTTGCCGGCACAGCCGATGCTGGAGCGGGCCCTGTTCACCCACGAACGGCGCCTTGCACGTCAGCGCTCGCAGGGTGTTGCCCCGTGGGACACGCCTGGCAGCGCCCGTCTGCGCAATGCCGTCGCCGAGCGCTATACCCGTTCCTCCAACCAGTATTGGCGTGCCGAGGACGTTCAACTCGCCCCGGATGTGCAGGCGTTGCTGGAGACGTTACTGGCGGCGCTGGACCTGCAAGGGGGAACCGTGGTGGTGCACTCGCCCTGTTGCTGGCAGGTGTTGCGCGCATTGGCACGTGCCGGCATGCGTGTGCTGGAGGTGCCACTGGATTCCCGCGGCAACCCCGATGTGCGCGCCCTGGCCCGGCTGCTGGGCAGTGAGCCGGTGTGCATGGTGGTCATGCCGTCGTGCCTTGGCATGCCGCAGGGCCGGCTGGTGTCACGGCATTACCAGCAGCAGCTTGGCCAGTTGCTTGGCCAGCATCCTGTATGGTTGCTGGAAAACGACATGGACAGTGAGCACTGTTACAGCGGGCCGCCAAATACACGCCTGCGCGACTGGGTCGACCCGCGCTGGCTATTGGTGATGGGGGCGTTCGATGCAGCAGTGGGGTGCGAGGCGCCCTATGCCTACCTGTTGGGCCATGATGCGTTGCTGGCCAGGGCGTTCGCTGAGCGTGCATTTCGGCTTGCGCCGCTGCGCCTGCAAGCGCTGGCGCACATGCTGGGCAAAGGTGAGATCGAGGCGCAACTGGTGCGGTTGCGCACAGACCTGCAAAAGCGCATGCAATGCCTGGCGCGTGCGCTGCAGCAGCAGTTCGGCCAGCGGGTTGCGTTGGAAGTGCCGGAGGGTGGACGGACACTGTGGGTGCGCTTTCACCAGCCGCTGCAATGGGCGGGTATTGCTGAAGCACTGGCTGGGTCAGCACTGCATGCACTGCCGGGTGAACAGTTCAGCCTGCAGGGGCGCTACCAGCAGTACTTGGCGTTGGTATGGCTGGGTGAGCAGCCGGAGGAACTTCAACAGGCGGTAAATCGCCTGGCCCAGGCACTGGAACTGCGCTGCGGCCGGCCCGTCGGAGTTGCACCTTGA
- a CDS encoding zinc-dependent alcohol dehydrogenase family protein — protein sequence MSRMIRFHKFGAADVLRCEEQAEPSPAADEVQVRVEAVGVSWYDVLWRQNLAPSQARLPAGIGHEMAGVVTAVGEGVEDIAVGDRVASFPATSANDHPVYGDVIVLPRTAITRYPDVLTPIEASVHYTPLLIAYFAYVDLARAKAGQTALVTDASHCAGPAFVQLGKALGLKVFAATKEAEQREYLLGLGADKVIVTEEQDLLLQIGKYTDGRGVDMVLDGMGGPQMSLLGDVLAPRGSLVLYGLQGGNQTPFPACAAFQKNIQFYVHCIGNFTGKPELGISQDQVALQRALRDINQFTADQLLTPQIIKVYPFEQVVEAHRYMDQCPCGGRVVLDMAKH from the coding sequence ATGTCCCGCATGATCCGGTTCCACAAGTTCGGCGCTGCCGATGTGCTCCGTTGCGAGGAGCAGGCCGAACCGTCACCCGCTGCCGACGAGGTGCAGGTTCGCGTCGAGGCGGTTGGCGTCAGCTGGTATGACGTGCTCTGGCGCCAGAACCTGGCACCGTCCCAGGCACGCCTGCCGGCGGGGATCGGGCACGAGATGGCCGGGGTGGTGACCGCGGTCGGCGAAGGGGTTGAAGATATTGCCGTGGGCGACCGGGTTGCCAGCTTCCCGGCCACCAGTGCCAACGACCACCCCGTGTATGGCGATGTCATCGTGCTGCCGCGTACGGCCATTACCCGCTATCCGGATGTGCTCACCCCGATCGAGGCCAGCGTGCATTATACGCCGCTGCTGATCGCCTATTTCGCCTACGTCGACCTGGCTCGGGCCAAGGCCGGGCAGACCGCGCTGGTTACCGATGCCAGCCACTGCGCGGGCCCTGCCTTCGTGCAACTGGGCAAGGCCCTGGGGCTGAAGGTGTTCGCCGCCACCAAGGAGGCGGAGCAGCGGGAGTACCTGCTGGGCCTGGGCGCCGACAAGGTGATTGTCACCGAAGAGCAGGACCTGCTGCTGCAGATTGGCAAGTACACCGATGGCCGCGGCGTGGACATGGTCCTTGATGGCATGGGCGGGCCGCAGATGTCGCTGCTGGGCGATGTGCTGGCACCGCGTGGCAGCCTGGTGCTGTATGGCCTGCAAGGCGGCAATCAGACGCCGTTCCCGGCCTGTGCGGCGTTTCAGAAGAACATTCAGTTCTATGTGCATTGCATTGGTAACTTCACCGGCAAGCCGGAGCTGGGCATCAGCCAGGACCAGGTGGCGCTGCAGCGCGCCCTGCGCGACATCAACCAGTTCACCGCCGACCAGTTGCTGACACCGCAAATCATCAAGGTATATCCGTTCGAGCAGGTGGTAGAGGCACATCGTTACATGGACCAATGCCCGTGTGGCGGACGTGTGGTGCTGGACATGGCTAAACACTGA
- a CDS encoding L-fuconate dehydratase: MSIRITHLSVRDIRFPTSLSLDGSDAMNSAPDYSAAYVVLHTDVEALEGHGLTFTIGRGNEICAAAVQSLAPLIVGLTLEEITADMGGFWHRFTVSDSQLRWLGPEKGVIHLATAAIINAVWDLWAKHEGKPVWKLLADMTPEQLVRCLDFSYVTDVLTPEEAIALLRRQAPGKAQREAQMLREGYPGYTTAPGWLGYSEEKMRKLAREAVEDGWTHIKQKIGADLEEDIRRASILRDEIGWERTLMMDANQVWGVEESIANMRRLAAFEPLWIEEPTSPDDILGHATIRQRIAPIGVATGEHCHNRVMFKQMFQAGALDFCQLDAARLGGLNEVLIVLLMAARYDVPVCPHGGGVGLCEYVQNIALFDYIAVSASLHNRVLEYVDHLHEHFIDPVVIRRGRYMPPQRPGYSIEMHAETLERYQYPNGAVWLDISRS; the protein is encoded by the coding sequence ATGAGCATACGTATTACCCACCTGAGCGTTCGCGACATTCGTTTCCCCACTTCGCTGTCGCTGGATGGCTCCGACGCCATGAACAGCGCTCCCGACTATTCGGCCGCCTACGTGGTGCTGCACACCGACGTCGAAGCCCTCGAAGGCCACGGCCTGACCTTCACCATCGGCCGTGGCAACGAGATTTGCGCAGCAGCGGTGCAATCGCTGGCGCCGCTGATCGTTGGTCTCACCCTGGAGGAAATCACTGCCGACATGGGTGGCTTCTGGCACCGCTTCACGGTAAGCGACAGCCAGTTGCGCTGGCTGGGCCCGGAAAAAGGCGTGATCCACCTGGCCACCGCCGCCATCATCAATGCCGTGTGGGACCTGTGGGCCAAGCACGAGGGCAAGCCGGTGTGGAAGCTGCTGGCCGACATGACACCCGAGCAGCTGGTGCGCTGCCTGGACTTCAGCTACGTCACCGATGTGCTCACCCCCGAAGAAGCCATCGCCCTGCTGCGCCGCCAGGCACCGGGCAAAGCCCAGCGCGAAGCGCAGATGTTGCGCGAAGGCTACCCCGGCTACACCACGGCGCCAGGCTGGCTGGGCTACAGCGAAGAAAAGATGCGCAAGCTGGCCCGCGAGGCTGTGGAGGATGGCTGGACCCATATCAAGCAGAAGATCGGAGCGGACCTTGAAGAAGACATTCGCCGTGCCAGCATCCTGCGCGACGAAATTGGCTGGGAGCGCACCCTGATGATGGATGCCAACCAGGTATGGGGCGTCGAGGAATCGATCGCCAACATGCGCCGCCTGGCCGCCTTCGAGCCACTGTGGATCGAAGAACCGACCAGCCCGGACGACATCCTCGGCCACGCCACCATCCGCCAGCGAATCGCGCCGATTGGCGTGGCCACCGGTGAACATTGCCACAACCGGGTCATGTTCAAGCAGATGTTCCAGGCCGGCGCGCTGGACTTCTGCCAGCTGGACGCGGCTCGCCTGGGCGGCCTGAACGAAGTGCTGATCGTGCTGCTGATGGCAGCCAGGTACGACGTGCCGGTGTGCCCGCACGGCGGCGGTGTCGGCCTGTGCGAGTATGTGCAGAACATTGCCCTGTTCGACTACATCGCGGTGTCGGCCTCGCTGCACAACCGAGTGCTGGAGTACGTCGACCACCTGCACGAGCATTTCATCGACCCGGTGGTGATCCGCCGCGGGCGCTACATGCCGCCGCAACGCCCGGGCTACAGCATCGAAATGCATGCCGAGACCCTGGAACGCTACCAGTACCCCAACGGCGCAGTGTGGCTCGACATCAGCCGCTCCTGA
- a CDS encoding MFS transporter yields MTILTGTAAAPAPAATTEQRLNGLLLRKLMPLLIVVYVMSFLDRTNIALAKASMGIDLGLSAAAYGLGAGLFFLTYALAEVPSNLIMHRVGARFWITRIMITWGLLSAGMAFVQGETSFYIMRLLLGVAEAGLFPGVMLYLTYWFDREQRARATGYFLLGVCLANILSGPLGGALLEMDGVLGWHGWQWLFVLEGLPAVALAYTVWKKLPDGPASAPWLSAADAEDIERRLAAERAAAPQQSKLGQMLRDRQIWLAIVVYFVHQITIYTVIFFLPGIITTYGALSPFQVGLLTAVPWIAAAIGAATFPRLATSPHRCRTLLFCGLLTMAAGLLLASLANSFIGLIGFSLTALMLFVVQSIIFVFPSSRLCGSALAAGLAFVTTCGLFGGFVGPSVMGLIEQTTGSTRNGLWIIAALLVVAALVSTRLRQGQEQANR; encoded by the coding sequence ATGACAATCCTCACCGGTACTGCAGCGGCCCCCGCCCCTGCCGCCACCACCGAACAGCGCCTGAACGGCCTGCTGCTGCGCAAATTGATGCCACTGCTCATCGTTGTCTACGTGATGAGCTTCCTCGACCGGACCAACATTGCCCTGGCCAAGGCCAGCATGGGTATCGACCTCGGCCTGTCGGCGGCGGCCTATGGCTTGGGCGCCGGCCTGTTCTTTCTCACCTACGCCTTGGCCGAAGTCCCCAGCAACCTGATCATGCATCGGGTGGGCGCACGTTTCTGGATCACCCGCATCATGATCACCTGGGGCCTGCTCTCGGCGGGTATGGCCTTCGTCCAGGGCGAAACCTCGTTCTACATCATGCGCCTGTTGCTCGGGGTGGCCGAAGCGGGCCTGTTCCCTGGCGTGATGCTGTACCTGACCTACTGGTTCGACCGTGAACAGCGTGCCCGCGCCACGGGTTACTTCCTGCTGGGCGTGTGCCTGGCCAATATCCTCAGCGGCCCGCTGGGGGGCGCCCTGCTGGAAATGGACGGTGTGCTGGGCTGGCACGGCTGGCAATGGCTGTTCGTGCTCGAAGGCCTGCCCGCCGTGGCGCTGGCCTATACGGTGTGGAAGAAACTGCCTGACGGGCCGGCCTCGGCCCCCTGGCTATCGGCCGCCGACGCCGAGGACATCGAGCGCCGCCTGGCCGCCGAACGGGCCGCCGCACCGCAGCAGAGCAAGCTGGGGCAGATGCTCCGCGACCGGCAGATCTGGCTGGCAATCGTGGTGTACTTCGTGCACCAGATTACCATCTACACGGTGATTTTCTTCCTGCCGGGCATCATCACTACCTATGGCGCGCTGTCGCCTTTCCAGGTCGGCCTGCTGACCGCGGTACCGTGGATTGCCGCCGCCATCGGCGCCGCCACCTTCCCGCGCCTGGCCACCTCGCCACACCGGTGCCGCACCCTGCTCTTCTGCGGCCTGCTGACCATGGCGGCCGGGCTGCTGCTGGCGTCGCTGGCCAACTCGTTCATCGGCCTGATCGGGTTTTCACTGACCGCCCTGATGCTGTTCGTGGTGCAGTCAATCATTTTCGTCTTCCCCTCCAGCCGCCTGTGCGGCAGTGCCTTGGCGGCCGGGTTGGCCTTTGTCACCACCTGCGGCCTGTTTGGCGGTTTCGTCGGGCCATCGGTGATGGGCCTGATCGAGCAGACCACCGGCAGTACCCGTAATGGCTTGTGGATCATTGCCGCGTTGCTGGTGGTGGCCGCGCTGGTCAGTACCCGCTTGCGGCAGGGGCAGGAGCAAGCGAATCGCTGA